One stretch of Paramormyrops kingsleyae isolate MSU_618 chromosome 4, PKINGS_0.4, whole genome shotgun sequence DNA includes these proteins:
- the LOC140588755 gene encoding tripartite motif-containing protein 16-like has translation MKYQLTLVFVQSGLSPKPHLLQPEKQEVPPTLTHRRLRVKMKLNPISPRGKMAEANVALDQNQFNCPICLDLLKDPVTIPCGHSYCMSCIKSCWDQEDHAGVYSCPQCKQTFIPRPVLGRNTILAEVVEKLKKTGLQAATPADHYAGPGDVECDVCTGRKHKAVKSCLVCLASYCETHLQPHYESPAFKKHKLTDATGRLQDKVCSQHDKPLEVYCRTDQQCICDLCTMYEHRGHDTVSAAAGRVEMQKLMGETQKEFQQRIQMREKELQELREAVASITSSTQSAVEDSERIFTEMIRSIERRRSEVTKLIRDQEKAAVSQAEGHMEILKQDIDELKRRHSELEQLSHTEDHIQFLQRCQDLPDAPEAGFGPRISVCPCSGFGNVKKVVSELKDELENVWKKKMAEIQDAVTKDTILPVLVPRTRAEFLQYSCQLTLDPNTAHRLLSLSEGNRKVTRGAEQPYPDHPERFEYWYQVLCRESLTGRCYWEAEWSGDGARIGVTYKGIRRKGDSADCGLGFNDKSWMLRCSPDSYSVRHNNKRTVIPIKPSGSRRVGVYLDWAAGTLSFYRVSSDGLTLLYSFTSSFTEPLCPGFWVNYINSPVSLCMLG, from the exons atgaagTATCAACTAACTCTGGTGTTTGTGcagtctggcctcagtccaaaaccacacctactgcagcctgagaagcaggaagttcctcccactctcacacacagacgacTGCGAgtgaaaatgaaactgaatcCTATCAGTCCTCgtggtaaaatggcagaagcTAATGTCGCACTGGATCAAAACCAGTTTAACTGTCCAATCTGtctggatctactgaaggatccagtgactattccctgtggacacagttactgtatgagctgcattaagagctgctgggatcaggaggatcatgctggagtttacagctgcccccagtgcaaACAGACCTTCAtacccagacctgttctgggcagaaacaccatCCTGGCTGAAGTagtggagaaactgaagaagactggactacaagcagctactcctgctgaccattatgctggacctggagatgtggagtgtgacgtctgtactgggagaaaacacaaagctgtcaagtcctgcctggtgtgtctggcctcttactgtgaaactcacctccagcctcactatgagtctccagcttttaagaagcacaagctgactgatgccactggacgtctgcaggacaaggtctgttcccagcatgacaaacccctggaggtctactgccgtaccgaccagcagtgtatctgtgATCTCTGTACGATGTatgaacacagaggccatgatacagtctcagctgctgcaggaaggGTGGAGATGCAG AAACTAATGGGTGAAACTCAGAaggaatttcagcagagaattcagatgagagagaaggagctgcaggagctgagagaggctgtggcttcaatcaca agctcaacacagtcagcagtggaggacagtgagaggatcttcactgagatgatccgcTCTATTGAGAGGAGACGCTCTGAGGTGACAaagctgatcagagatcaggagaaggctgcagtgagtcaggctgaaGGACACATGGAGATACTGAAACAGGATattgatgaactgaagaggagacactctgagctggagcagctttcacacacagaggatcacatccaGTTCCTCCAG AGGTGCCAGGATCTTCCTGATGcccctgaagctggatttggacccagaatcTCTGTCTGTCCATGTTCTGGTTTTGGGAATGTGAAGAAGGTGGTTTCTGAACTGAAGGATGAACTGGAGAATGTTtggaaaaagaaaatggcagagaTCCAGGATGCAG ttaccaaagacaccatcctaccggtattagtgcccaggaccagagcagaattcttacaat actcctgccagctgacgctggaccccaacacagcacacagactcctgtctctgtcagaggggaacaggaaggtgacacggggggcagagcagccatatcctgatcatccagagagatttgaatACTGGtaccaagttctgtgcagagagagtctgactggtcgctgttattgggaggctgagtggagtggagatggagcccggataggagtgacttataaaggaatcaggaggaaaggagacagtgCTGACTGTGGGCTTGGattcaatgacaagtcatggatgctgcgctgctctcctgacagttactctgtccggcacaataataaacggactgtcatacccataaagccctcaggctcccgcagagtaggagtgtatctggactgggcggctggtactctgtccttctacagagtctcctctgatggactgaccctcctgtacagcttcacctcctcattcactgaacccctctgccCAGGGTTTTGGGTTAATTATATAAACTCCCCCGtatccctgtgcatgctgggatag